The genomic stretch ATTGGCTGTACCTGTAGGGTCGGCTTCTGCCGACCGGCTCAGATCAAAATGATCAACTACATGAATTGCACCTTAAAGCGAAGCCAATCTTACGGGTATATCTAGCTGATTCAGATAATGATTGATCCCTAGCGCAACACCACGGTCGGTATATACCGCGATGGTTGATCTGGGGCTTGAATTCCCGTTAAAGCGAAGGCCGAGTGAGGAGCGAGACCTAGGCCCGCGACGATTGAGGCCACGGCGGAGCCGACTTCGCCTCGGGGCGCCTTTGGGGTGCAGGGGGCTTTGGCGAAGCAAAGCTCCCTGCCTGTCTGCGCGGCGGAACGCGCACCAAAAACATCGTGCCGTAGGCACTGAAAATCATTACAATCGTTGAAATAAAATTGGCTGCAATCGGGCAATAGCAGACCTAAAGATTGTAGAGTCGCTATTGGAAGAAAACTCGGGGCGAAGATAATTTGCTTAGCTTGCGGCATCCTACTGATTTATTTTCCGAGGGAAATATGGACTCTCACTTACGTGAACAATTTCAGAATCTTCGAGTTAGTATTAGTCCAAGTAAAGCTGGAAATTGTATTTACCAATTGTTCGTTCAAAATACTGGTAACTTTCCATTAAGTGAAATTTCAATTCATTATGGGCCACTCCTGCATCCGGGCTATTTTGGCTTAGATGCCACCCATATGCCTCGTGATATATGGGTGAAGCCAGCAATCTTCATCGCGAGCCTTTTGCCTAGCCAAACAATCATAATGGATGTTGAAGGGTCTGATGCTCATGAGAGATATGACGGGCCAGAGGTTACGAGAGTAGCTATTGATATGCAACTTCACACAGAAAACGGCCAAGAAATGGGTTATTTCCTTGCACCAGTTAACGTAACACTCTTGAATGCACGAAAAAATAATTATTACTATTAAGTGTCCGTATTGGGTCGAAAGCCGCCCAATGTAACGACCAGCTAAGTAATTAACAACACCAAGATGATCAAACAAAGCCCTTTCTGGCCACACCTTCGCCGCCAGTTGGCACACCGCGCACTATGGCTGGCCTTGCTGGGGCTGCTGTTGACAAGTTTGGCGGGGCTGGCTTGGTGGCTGGAATTATTTAGCCATTTTTTGCCGTTTTATCTGCTGCTTGCCCTCGCGGGTTTGCTGCTCGCCAGCCGCCTGCGCGAGCGGATTTTTGGCTTGGTTTTAGTTGCCACAATCGGCGCAGTATGTGGCTGGACGCTATATACGCCAACCGCTATAGGCACATACCAGCCCATCAAAGTGATTGCATTTAACTTATTGTTTTCCAACACGCAATACCAAAAGGCCGAGCAATGGTTAACCGCGCAAGGTGCGGATGTGATTTTGCTGACTGAGGCCACCACGGAGTGGCAAAGCCAATTAGCCGCATTGCAGCAAACGCTGCCGTATGGCTGTGCGGCGTGGGAAGACAGCCCGTTTGGCATTGCGGTCTTGCTCAAGCAGGCGCCGCGCCGTTGTGAAGTGCGCTTTGCGCCCGCCATGCCACAACAATTTCCCCACCTGCGGGTCGAGCTTGCCGGTGGCCTAGTCGTGTACGGCATTCATCCGCCGCCACCGCTCGGTGCCGAATTGGCCGCGGCGCGCGATCAGCAATTGCGCTATTTGGCGCAACAAATCGCGCAAGAAACCGCGCCAGTGTTAGTGCTGGGCGACTTCAATATCACACCCTTTTCGCCAATTTACCGTGAATTTCGATCGCAAGCCGCTTTGGCTGAACTGGGTTTTAATTTTGCACCCAGCTGGTCACCGATCATTGGCTGGCCGCTACTGCCGCTGGATCGCGCCTTGGCGCGCGGCATCAGCGTGCAATTGACGATCGGGCCAGCCTTGGGGTCGGATCATCGGCCGATTGTTGTTACCACACAGTAATCGAGCTCGATTAAGACGCGGGCAGCGTAATCATCGCCTGCAATCCGCCTTCGGGATGATTGCTCAGCACCAGCTCGCCGCCGTGCGCTTGGATGATATTACGCGCGATGCCAAGCCCGAGGCCGTGGCCGTGGCTGTTGCTGTGGCGGCCGTGTTCGAGCCGCACGTAAGGGTCGAACAAGGTGTGCAACGCGTCTTCTGGCACACCCGGCCCATGATCGCGAATCACAATCACGCATTTGCCGACGCCTTCGTAAACGCTGATTTCGGCGCTTTGGCCGTAATACAGCGCATTGTCGAGCAGATTGCCAATCGCCCGTTTTAGCGCCAACGGCTTGCCTTTCACGCGCAGGCCACAGCGGGTAAACGCCACTTCGTGCCCAGATAGGCGCGCGTCGCGCACCATGCGCCCGAGCATGGCATCCAAACTAATTGCAGTGTGATTTTCGTGAATATCGCTGTCTTTCACGCTTTGCAACGCGCCCTTGACCATCATATCGAGCTCGTCGAGGTCTTCGTGGAACTCGGCGCGCGCCGCGTCGTCATCGAGCATTTCGGTGCGCAGTTTCAGTCGCGTAATTGGCGTGCGTAAATCGTGGCTGATCGCGGTAAAGAGTTTTTCACGGTCTTCCAGATAGCGCACGATCCGTTCGCGCATTGCAGCAAACGCTTGCGCTGTGCGCACAAACTCCACGCTGCCGGTTTCAGGCAGAATGGGCGATTCGCCGCGACCAAAGGCTTCAGCAGCGTTCGATAGCGCCGCCAGCGGCCCCGTAATCCAGCGCACGACAACCCAACTGAGCAGCAACACCGTCACCAAGGTGACAAATTGCAGCAGCCAGCGTTCAGGCGGCAGCGGGTCGCTATTGTCCAAAAAGAATGGATCGGGCATTAAGGTGGCCAAATACAGCCATTGCCCCGGCTCGATTTGCGCTTGAATCACCAAAATCGGCGCAGGCCGCGGTTGGATCAGCAGCGTGTTTTTAATCCAATGATCGGGCAGCTCGCTAATTTGCGTGCCGGCATTATTCACGACCAAGCGTTCTGGCTGCGCAAAGCTGACTTTAAGCGCATAAAGTTGCGGCAGTCGCTCCAATACATCCCGATGTATTTCATTCAAAACCATATTGGATAATGGCTTTGGCGATATACCGTCAAAAACAACCTCATCGGTATTGGCGCTAATAAAAAAGCGCGTGCCGCCCATTTCGCGCATTTGCTCGATCACCAGTTGGCGGTAATTAAGCGGCAGGCTGTGAAAATACTGAATCGCACTGATTGCGCCCGTGGCGACGTGCATCGACGCCTGTTTAACTTCTTGCTCAGATTTTCCTTTGAGGTATGTGGCCCAAATCAAGTTACCCAGCAACTGGGAAGCCAATACCCCCAAGGACATCACCAATAAAAAGCGGGCCAGCAAGCTGGCCGGCAATAGGCGCTCAAACCAATTGGGCGCACGGCGGCCCAGCCACGAGCTGAGCCAAGCGCGCCAGCGCGGTACGCTGGCTTTGCTGGCGCTGAGTTCCTGCCCCGCTTCGATCATCGCCGCCGTGGTGCGTGGGTCAGACATTGCTGAGGCTCACCTCAGCCGAGAGCACATAACCCGCGCCGCGCACGGTTTTAATCAAGCTAGGCTGTTTGCCATCATCGGATAAGCGCTGGCGCAAGCGGCTAACTTGCACGTCGAGCGAGCGATCGAGCGGGCCAATATCGCGCCCGCGCGTTTCTTCGGCCAATTGGCTGCGATCCAGAATCTGCCCCGGATGCTCCAAAAAGAATTTCAGCAACTGAAAATCCAAACCGGTGAGTTTGACCGAATCGCCGCTCGGTGATTGCAAAGTGCGCTCCACGGTATCCAGCGTAAAGCCAACAAAGCGGAAATAACGCCCGCCCGCGCTGACATTATCCAAACCAGCGCGGCGATGGATGGCTTTGATCCGCGCCAGTAATTCGCGCGGATTGTACGGTTTGGCGATGTAGTCGTCGGCACCGAGCTCCAATCCAACGATGCGGTCGGTGTCGTCCGAGCTGGCGGTCAGCATAATAATCGGCACATTGCATTGCTTGCGCACCGCTTGGCACAGCACAAAACCGTCGGTATCGGGCAACATCACATCTAAAATCACCAAGCTCAGGTCATCGCGGCAGCGCTCGAATTCTTGATAAAAGCTCTCGCCATCGTGCGCCAAACGCACTTCGTACTGATTGCGCTCGAGATACGCTTTGAGCAGCATGCGGGTTTTTTGGTCGTCATCAACAATCAGAATTTTTCTCATTGTTCGGTATTTCCTTCTTGAATATTCAGTGCCCGCACCATTGCCGCCATGCGCTGTTGGTTTTCCTGCACGCTGATGCTGTCATCGAGATAGAATTTTTGAATCTGCGCCACCATGGCGTCTTTAAATTTTTCATCGGCGGCCATACGGTGCACCAAGCTGGGCGCCTGCATGGCTTTGCCACGGTTAAATGTTTGCCATGAGCTTTGCGCGCAACGATCCATCGCGGCCAGGGCTTTTTGATCGAGATCTCGACGCACGCTCACCGAACCTTTAATGCGGTTATAGCCTTGTTGAATCGCCGGCGAGACCATCAATTGCGCGACTTTTTCTTGCGCGGTTTGCTGCGAATAATCGCCGCTAAACATCACAAATGAATCAATACTGTACAGATGATAATTTTGGGTATTAGGCACCGTGGTACACGCAAATTGCTGCTCGAGCTTTTGCCCCATCGTGAGTAATTCACCTTTAAACCAATCGCCCATAATCACCATACCCACTTGGCCATTGGCAAATTGCTGGGCAATGTCGGTCCACGATAATTCGCGTTGTGATTTATTGCTGGCATACGCGGTATAAGCCCGCATCTGGCGCAAGCGATTCAAAGCACGGGCAAATTTGGGGTCAAGATAAGCATTGGCATTGCGCCGTACAAACACATCACGGTAAAAAGCGGGGCCACCTTCCATCAGCACCAGCGTTTCAAACAAGGTCGCCACCTGCCACGCTTCGGTACTTTGCCCTAAGGGTGTGATATTGGCGGCGGATAAACGCAAAGCCGCGCGCTTAAAATCATCCATTGTTTTCGGTTCGGCAATGCCCAATTCGCGAAATAACTTAGCGTTGTAATACAAATTGTTAATGCGGTGCACCCCCAGTGGTGCCGCCACCGTATGGCCTCGATGCAATAATAATTCGTTCACGGTCGGCGAAAGCGTTTTGGGCCAAGCATTGTTTTTGGCCACATTATCGAGCTCTAAAATCAAACCCAAATCGGCCCACTCGGCAATCGCCGGGCCAATCAATTGGGCCACAGCCGGTTGCTTGCCGGCTAAGACACGACTTTTGAGCACGCGCATCGCACCGATACCGCCGCCGCCCGGAATCGCGGCATCGCGCCATTCAATTTTGTCCTCAAGGAGCTTGCTCTGCAAAAAACGCACGGCTCCACGCTCGCTGGTGGAAGTCCACCAATGCAAGACATCGACCGAATCGTTCGCAAAAGCTTGGCTGCAAAACAGCAAAGCGACTGCGCTGATTTTTGCTTTGTTTTCAAACACCTGTTGTTTACCCCACCATAATGGCATGACTATAACGTAAGCAAGAGAAGTAAATTGTAAAGAATCATCTCATACTCTTACCGAGTGCTAACACAATGCAAGACAGAAAAACCCCATCTAAGCCTTATTTTTGCTGATCAGCCCCCAGTTGGCGATCGGGGCTTTCGTTAACATTTGTAATCAAAAAAAATCGACTACACATAAAAACCAGAACAGTGCTCCTTTAAATTCAACAACTTAACTTATATCAGGGTTTTCAGCAGCCAAAAATCGTGTTGCAAAAATGATCGTGCTAACTTGTGCTCACCGTGGCGACAAGATCACGGCTCACTCAAGGATATTCGATCATGCAAAACACGAAGTACACCGCAGCAGCTCGCGCTGCGCTTGCCGCAACACTGTTAGCCAGCGCCGCAGCGCAAGCAGGTACTGTCACCATTGAATCATGGCGCGTTGATGACAAAACGCTATGGGAAGATGTATTGATTCCTGCTTTCCAAAAGAAAAACCCGGGCATTCAAGTTAAATTTGCCCCGACCGCCCCAACGGAATATGACTCATCGTTGACCGCCCGCCTCACAGGCGGTACGGCTGGCGATTTGATTACTTGCCGCCCATTTGATAAATCGCTCGATTTATTCAAAAAAGGCCAGTTGGAAAAACTTGACGGCAAAGCGGGCATGGAAAACTTCCCCGCTTCAGCCAAAGTAGCGTGGCAAACGGATGATGGCAAAGATACTTATTGCATGCCGATGGCTTCAGTCATTCATGGTTTTTTCTACAACAAAAAGATTTTCAAAGATCTGAATCTGAAAGAGCCAAAAACCCAGGCTGAATTCTTTGCAACACTCGAGGCGTTAAAGAAAGCCGGCAAAACGCCGCTGGCGCTAGGCACTGCCGATCAATGGGAATCTAACCAGATCGTCTTCACCAGCATTGGCGCCAATTACTGGAAAGGCGAAGAAGGCCGTAAAGCACTGATCGCCGGTAAAGCTAAATTTACCGACCCACAATTTGTGGCGGCGTGGGAGCAAATGGCCAAATGGGGCCCGTACATGGGCAAAGGCGCGTCAGCACAAACTTATGCCGACAGCCAAAACTTGTTCGCCATGGGCAAAGCGGGTATCTACCCAGCGGGCTCGTGGGATATTGCCTACTTTAACCAGCAAGGTCTAGATTTCGGCGCTTTCCCACCACCAGTAGCGAAAGCCGGTGACAAATGCCAGATTTCGGATCACACCGACATCGGTATGGGCGTAAACCCGAAAGCGAAAAACAAAGCCGACGCATATAAATTCCTCGCGTGGCTCGGTTCGCAAGAATTCGCTGATTTGTACACTAACAAAGTCACCGGCTTCTTCTCGCTGTCGAATCACCTGATTTCGGTGAAAGACCCTGTTGCCAAGCAAATGATCGACTGGCGCAAAACTTGCGGCTCAACCATCCGCCTGAACGCGCAAATCATGAACCGTGGCGAGCCAGCGATGGAAAACGAATTGTGGAATGTCAGCTCACAAGTCTTGAACGGCAAAATGGCGCCGAAAGACGCAGCAGCCAAAATCCAGACTGGTTTTGCGAAATGGTATAAACCACAGCAACGCAAATAAGAAAGTCATAAGGGTATTGCTATCAATCTCATTACTGGATTGGTTCATTGCGCAATACCCCAAACCCTTCTCCTCCTCTCACTCGCTGAGTGAGTATTGGCCGGCGGTGTTTAACACCACTGCCGGCTCTTTTTACGCCTGAAACTTCCTACTGCACACCGATGCGCAGCGGGAGAGCTTTTGTTTGGGAGCTTGCGATGAAACGCATGCCTTGGCATATCGCCGTCTTTTTAGCACCCGCGGTGCTGATTTACTCCATTTTTAGCGCGCTACCGCTGCTCGATACGCTGCGACTGGGCTTTTTCACCAGCAATGATGCGGGCCATTTTAGTTTTGTCGGCCTCGCCAATTATCTGACCATTCTGACCGACCCGGCCTGGTCGGAATCGTTCTGGAATGCGATGTGGAATAACTGTAAGTTCTTCCTGATTCATTTACTGATTCAAAACCCAATCGGTTTGATTTTGGCGACGTTGTTGTCGCTGAAAGGACTGAAAGGCGCGCGCCACTACCGCACGCTGATTTTCCTGCCAACGCTGTTGTCGGTGGTGATTATCGGCTTTATCTGGCAGCTGATTCTGTCACCACTGTGGGGCGTGTCCGAAGGCCTGATGGGCAAAGTCGGCTTGGCGGACTATTTCGCGCCGTGGCTCGGTGAAGAAGGCTCGGCCTTGATTACGCTGGCGCTGATTTCAGTCTGGCAGTTTGTCGGTATTCCGATGATGTTGATTTATGCCGCGCTGCTCGCCGTACCCGAAGACATTATCGAAGCCGCGCACGTTGAAGGCGCTTCGGCTTGGCGCATTTTCTGGGAAATTAAACTGCCGCTGATTTTACCGACGCTGGGCTTGGTGACGATCCTGACCTTTGTCGGCAACTTTAATGCCTTCGATTTGATTTACTCGGTCAAAGGCGCGATCGCTGGCCCGAACTACAGCACCGATATTCTCGGCACCTTGTTCTACCGCACCTTCTTTGGCTATCAAAGCCAAGTCGGCAGCCCGACGATGGGCGCTGCGGTGGCGACGCTGATGTTCTTGGTGATTCTGGCGGGTGTTGGCACCTATTTCTATTTTGTTCAGCGCAAGCTGACGCGCTACGAGCTGTGAGGCCGCGAGATGAAAAAACATAAGATCACCCAACCCCTCTCCAGCGCGGGCGTGCACCTGATGCTCGGCGGCTACACGCTGCTGGCACTGTTCCCGATTGCGCTGATTTTGATTAACGCGTTTAAAAGCCGCGCCGGCATTTTTGATGACCCGCTCGCACTGCCGAACGCCGAAACCTTCTTCATCGGCGGCTTTGAGAAGGTGCTCGCCAAATCGAACTTCATGCTGTATTTCGGCAATAGCCTGACGGTGACGCTGATTTCCTTGGCGCTGATTTTACTGTTCGGCGCGATGGCGGCGTGGGCGCTGTCCGAATACAAATTTCGCGGCAATCGCCTGCTGGCCTTGTATATGGCGATCGGCATTATGGTGCCGATTCGCCTTGGCACCGTGTCGATTCTGGAGCTGATCGTCAAACTCGATCTGATCAATACGCTGACCGCGCTGGTGCTGGTTTACACCGCGCAGGGCCTGCCGCTGGCGATCATGATCTTGAGCGAATTTATGTCGCAAATTCCGAAAGAACTCAAAGAAGCGGCGCGCTGCGATGGCGTTGGCGAATTCAAGATTTTCTTCCAGATCATCTTGCCGCTGATTCGCCCTGCGGTGGCGACTGTGGCGGTGTTTACGATGATTCCGGTCTGGAACGATTTGTGGTTCCCGCTGATTTTGGCGCCGGGTGAAGAAACCCAAACTGTCACGCTGGGCGTACAGCAGTTTATCGGTCAATACGTCACCGATTGGAACGCCGTGCTCGCGAGCCTGAGCTTGGCGGTGATTCCGGTGCTGATTATGTACACGATCTTCTCGCGCCAACTGATCCGCGGGCTGACTTCGGGTGCGGTGAAATAAGTTTGTGTTTTATAGGCTCAACAACGAAGCGCGCTGTTTGGGCTGGGGCTTAAAACCCCGTATAGCGAAAACCGCGGCGAGGAGAGAGACAAACAGTTTCATCGTTTGGCTCACGACGACGCAAGGGCAGCGCGGAGCGCTTTTCGCCCGGGTCGCCTTTCTTTGCTTCCTTTCTTTGGCGAAGCAAAGAAAGGAAGTCCCCGTCGCGGATTGCGACTGCAAAACAGCGTGCCGAAGGCACTAAACCTAAAAATATGACACGTTCGCAATACCATCACGGGTATTGCTATCAAGAACAAATAGAAATTGACCTCTCTGGCTATACCCAGAAGATCGCAATAGGAGTACGCAGATGGCAACAGTCAAACTCAATAATCTATCCAAATCCTACGACGGCAAAGCCAAAGTGTTGGATGGCATCAATCTCGATATTAAACACGGCGAATTCGTGGTGCTGGTTGGCCCGTCGGGCTGCGGCAAATCGACGCTATTACGCATGTTGTCGGGCCTCGAATCGATCACCGGCGGTGAGCTGTCGATTGGCGATGCGGTGGTGAATGATTTGCCACCGGCCGAGCGCGGCATCGCGATGGTGTTCCAAAGCTACGCGCTGTACCCGCATATGAGCGTGTATAAAAACATGGCGTTTGGTCTGAAGATCGCCGGCGAAGACAAAGCACAAATCGATGTACGCATCAAAAACGCCGCCAAAATCCTGAAAATCGATCATTTACTGCAACGCCTGCCGCGCGAATTGTCGGGCGGTCAGCGCCAGCGCGTGGCGATTGGCCGTGCGATTGTGCGTGAGCCGAAATTGTTCTTGTTTGACGAACCGCTATCGAACTTGGACGCCGCACTGCGCGTGCAAACTCGCCTCGAAATCGCCAAGCTGCACCGCGACTTGAACGCAACGATGGTGTATGTCACGCACGATCAAGTTGAAGCGATGACCTTGGGCGACAAAATTGTCGTGATGCACGACGGGCATATTCAGCAAGCGGGTACGCCGCTTGAGCTGTACCAACAACCGGCCAACCTCTTCGTGGCGACCTTTATCGGTTCGCCAAAAATGAATTTGTTAAAAGGACGCGTGATTTCACTCGATGCTGATGGCGCACATATTGCGCTCAAAGGTGGGCAGGAAATTCGGGCGACGGTCGATGCCAGCGCGCTAAAAATCAACGACAACGTGACGGTAGGCATCCGCGCCGAGCATTTAGTTGAGGGGACGGGAGCCAGCGAGACTTTCACAGGCAAAGTCAATTTAATCGAACATTTGGGCGAAGCCAATTATCTGTATCTAACGCTGGAAAATGGTGATGATATTGTGGTGCGTGGCGATGGCGAGCGCGAAGTGGCGCTCGGCAGTGAGATCGAAATCAGCGCGGCCAGCACCTCGTTCCATGTGTTTGATCAACAAGACCGCGCATTGCGCCGCCTCAAACCAGGCAATATGCGCTCTTCGCGTCACAGTTAAGCTGTTTCAAACAAGGTAGCGTAGCCGCACTCGGGCAAGTCGGCTATGCTGCTTTATCGTTTTTCGCAGGCAGCCTATTTCGCCTAGCACCATGTCTTACTCAAGCCAGATTTCGGATGAACTCGCCGCGCGCTTGGCGCGCATTCAAGCGAGTTACCATCAAGACCCCGACACTGCACGCAGCGAATGCGAAGCTTTAATCAATTACGCCCGCGCACACCGAGCCACTTTATTACAAATTTACGCCGCAGAGCTGTACGGCAAAATCATGGATCATGCGGGTGAAGCCCAGCTGGCGCGTAATTTTTTATATGAAGCATTGCAGCAAGCACAAGCCATCCATAATTTCATACTTGAAGCTAGGGTATGTGAGCAAATTGCACGCTCTTATTACACTTCAGGCCAATACTCACAAGCATTGCACAACTGGTTACGCTGTATCGAGTTAGCCGAATTCAAGCAAGGCGAAGCCGCAATCTGGATGCTGGCCAAAGTGGGCGTGGGACAAATTTATGATGCTCAGGGTGAGCAAGAAACCGCGCTGCTGTTTCACAACACCGCCTTGGCGCGGATTGCCGAAGTTGACGACCCGTATTTACACGCCAAAATCTTAATCAATATTGGCGTGGTTCAGCTCAAACTCAATCGGTTTGCTGAAGCTAAAACGGCTTTATTGGCCGCACAGCACATTTGTCTGGCGCACCACTATGCCGATTACGCCGCGACAACTTATTCCCGCCTAGCTGAAATTGCCTTGGCCCACAACGAACTCGATCCGGCCATGAATCTGCTAGCACAGGCTTTGTGCTATGCGCGCCAAGTCAAGTATGTTTGGGGGGAGGCCAATATCTTAAATAATATGGCGCAAATCCATACCCGCCGAGCTCAATACCCTGCGGCTTTGGAATGTATTTTCGCGGCGCAACAAATTGCCAAGACGCATCATTTTTCACCTGTGTTGCTGCGCCTGCATCAAGCCGCCGCACATAATGCCGAGTTGGCTGGTCAAACTGAACTGGCAATTACCGAAATCAAAGCATCGATTGGATTGCAAGCCCTGCGGCTGCAGGAGACACAAAACGAGCAATACAAATTAGCGATTCAAAAAACCGAGGTAAGATCGTCCAGCAGCAGCAAATTATTAAAGCTCATGAATCACCCCGAAATTGAGCGCGGCGATAGCCAGCGTTTTTGGCCCCTGATTGCGCAAGCAAGCGCCGATATTTTACAAGTTGCGCAGTTGAGTATTTGGCGGATCAATGCCGACGACGAATACATCGACTGCATGCTGCGCTACCCAGTCGACGTCCCGAGCAGGCCACAACGATTAACCCGGCAAGACATGCCCGTATTTTTTGCCAGCTTGCAGCATCGACAGCCGATTATTGCCCACGACGCCGCACATCATCATTTTGCCTGGGATTTATCGCAGGCTTATTTGAAACAACAGCAAATTCACTCGGTGATGGCCTTTATGGTGCAGCATAACCAAGAGCAGTATTTATTGCTGTTTAAGCACTTGGGCTCACAACGTAATTGGCTGCCAGAAGAAATTCAACTGGCCAATCAATTAACCCACATCATCTCGCGGGCACTCAATCATCAAGCACGGCATCAATATCAGCATGAAATTCATCTGCTTAATGCACGTTTAAGCCAATCACACCAAGAGCTGGAACAACGCGTACAGGAACGTACCGAAGGCTTGCGACGCACCAATCAAGAGCTTGAATATACGATGCAACAATTGGTGCAAAGCGAAAAACTGGCCGCCCTTGGGCGCTTAGTCAATGGCTTTGCCGGCGAGTTAATTCCCCCGCTGATCGATGCACTGCAACTCAGTCATTCCTTGGGGCGCAGCAGTCAAGACATTGCGACTTTATTGGCCAGAGGCGAATTAAAACGCTCTGGCCTGCAGCACTATTTAAGCACGACACAAAATTACGCCCAGTTAATCGAGCAAAAAATCACGCGTAGTAGCGAACTGGTGGCGCAGTTTAAATTAGTCGCCGTCGACACCAGCAGCGAACGACGCCGGCAATTTAATTTGCAGCGCACTGTCTGCAACTTAGCCAATATTTTTCGTAGTCAGCGCAGCAATACGGCTTACCAAATTGAGCTAAATATTCCCGCTTCGATCGAGCTTGATAGCTAT from Chitinibacter sp. SCUT-21 encodes the following:
- a CDS encoding carbohydrate ABC transporter permease, with amino-acid sequence MKKHKITQPLSSAGVHLMLGGYTLLALFPIALILINAFKSRAGIFDDPLALPNAETFFIGGFEKVLAKSNFMLYFGNSLTVTLISLALILLFGAMAAWALSEYKFRGNRLLALYMAIGIMVPIRLGTVSILELIVKLDLINTLTALVLVYTAQGLPLAIMILSEFMSQIPKELKEAARCDGVGEFKIFFQIILPLIRPAVATVAVFTMIPVWNDLWFPLILAPGEETQTVTLGVQQFIGQYVTDWNAVLASLSLAVIPVLIMYTIFSRQLIRGLTSGAVK
- a CDS encoding sugar ABC transporter permease, giving the protein MKRMPWHIAVFLAPAVLIYSIFSALPLLDTLRLGFFTSNDAGHFSFVGLANYLTILTDPAWSESFWNAMWNNCKFFLIHLLIQNPIGLILATLLSLKGLKGARHYRTLIFLPTLLSVVIIGFIWQLILSPLWGVSEGLMGKVGLADYFAPWLGEEGSALITLALISVWQFVGIPMMLIYAALLAVPEDIIEAAHVEGASAWRIFWEIKLPLILPTLGLVTILTFVGNFNAFDLIYSVKGAIAGPNYSTDILGTLFYRTFFGYQSQVGSPTMGAAVATLMFLVILAGVGTYFYFVQRKLTRYEL
- a CDS encoding response regulator transcription factor, with translation MRKILIVDDDQKTRMLLKAYLERNQYEVRLAHDGESFYQEFERCRDDLSLVILDVMLPDTDGFVLCQAVRKQCNVPIIMLTASSDDTDRIVGLELGADDYIAKPYNPRELLARIKAIHRRAGLDNVSAGGRYFRFVGFTLDTVERTLQSPSGDSVKLTGLDFQLLKFFLEHPGQILDRSQLAEETRGRDIGPLDRSLDVQVSRLRQRLSDDGKQPSLIKTVRGAGYVLSAEVSLSNV
- a CDS encoding endonuclease/exonuclease/phosphatase family protein, yielding MIKQSPFWPHLRRQLAHRALWLALLGLLLTSLAGLAWWLELFSHFLPFYLLLALAGLLLASRLRERIFGLVLVATIGAVCGWTLYTPTAIGTYQPIKVIAFNLLFSNTQYQKAEQWLTAQGADVILLTEATTEWQSQLAALQQTLPYGCAAWEDSPFGIAVLLKQAPRRCEVRFAPAMPQQFPHLRVELAGGLVVYGIHPPPPLGAELAAARDQQLRYLAQQIAQETAPVLVLGDFNITPFSPIYREFRSQAALAELGFNFAPSWSPIIGWPLLPLDRALARGISVQLTIGPALGSDHRPIVVTTQ
- a CDS encoding ATP-binding protein, producing MSDPRTTAAMIEAGQELSASKASVPRWRAWLSSWLGRRAPNWFERLLPASLLARFLLVMSLGVLASQLLGNLIWATYLKGKSEQEVKQASMHVATGAISAIQYFHSLPLNYRQLVIEQMREMGGTRFFISANTDEVVFDGISPKPLSNMVLNEIHRDVLERLPQLYALKVSFAQPERLVVNNAGTQISELPDHWIKNTLLIQPRPAPILVIQAQIEPGQWLYLATLMPDPFFLDNSDPLPPERWLLQFVTLVTVLLLSWVVVRWITGPLAALSNAAEAFGRGESPILPETGSVEFVRTAQAFAAMRERIVRYLEDREKLFTAISHDLRTPITRLKLRTEMLDDDAARAEFHEDLDELDMMVKGALQSVKDSDIHENHTAISLDAMLGRMVRDARLSGHEVAFTRCGLRVKGKPLALKRAIGNLLDNALYYGQSAEISVYEGVGKCVIVIRDHGPGVPEDALHTLFDPYVRLEHGRHSNSHGHGLGLGIARNIIQAHGGELVLSNHPEGGLQAMITLPAS
- a CDS encoding extracellular solute-binding protein, translating into MQNTKYTAAARAALAATLLASAAAQAGTVTIESWRVDDKTLWEDVLIPAFQKKNPGIQVKFAPTAPTEYDSSLTARLTGGTAGDLITCRPFDKSLDLFKKGQLEKLDGKAGMENFPASAKVAWQTDDGKDTYCMPMASVIHGFFYNKKIFKDLNLKEPKTQAEFFATLEALKKAGKTPLALGTADQWESNQIVFTSIGANYWKGEEGRKALIAGKAKFTDPQFVAAWEQMAKWGPYMGKGASAQTYADSQNLFAMGKAGIYPAGSWDIAYFNQQGLDFGAFPPPVAKAGDKCQISDHTDIGMGVNPKAKNKADAYKFLAWLGSQEFADLYTNKVTGFFSLSNHLISVKDPVAKQMIDWRKTCGSTIRLNAQIMNRGEPAMENELWNVSSQVLNGKMAPKDAAAKIQTGFAKWYKPQQRK
- a CDS encoding ABC transporter substrate-binding protein, producing the protein MPLWWGKQQVFENKAKISAVALLFCSQAFANDSVDVLHWWTSTSERGAVRFLQSKLLEDKIEWRDAAIPGGGGIGAMRVLKSRVLAGKQPAVAQLIGPAIAEWADLGLILELDNVAKNNAWPKTLSPTVNELLLHRGHTVAAPLGVHRINNLYYNAKLFRELGIAEPKTMDDFKRAALRLSAANITPLGQSTEAWQVATLFETLVLMEGGPAFYRDVFVRRNANAYLDPKFARALNRLRQMRAYTAYASNKSQRELSWTDIAQQFANGQVGMVIMGDWFKGELLTMGQKLEQQFACTTVPNTQNYHLYSIDSFVMFSGDYSQQTAQEKVAQLMVSPAIQQGYNRIKGSVSVRRDLDQKALAAMDRCAQSSWQTFNRGKAMQAPSLVHRMAADEKFKDAMVAQIQKFYLDDSISVQENQQRMAAMVRALNIQEGNTEQ
- the ugpC gene encoding sn-glycerol-3-phosphate ABC transporter ATP-binding protein UgpC; protein product: MATVKLNNLSKSYDGKAKVLDGINLDIKHGEFVVLVGPSGCGKSTLLRMLSGLESITGGELSIGDAVVNDLPPAERGIAMVFQSYALYPHMSVYKNMAFGLKIAGEDKAQIDVRIKNAAKILKIDHLLQRLPRELSGGQRQRVAIGRAIVREPKLFLFDEPLSNLDAALRVQTRLEIAKLHRDLNATMVYVTHDQVEAMTLGDKIVVMHDGHIQQAGTPLELYQQPANLFVATFIGSPKMNLLKGRVISLDADGAHIALKGGQEIRATVDASALKINDNVTVGIRAEHLVEGTGASETFTGKVNLIEHLGEANYLYLTLENGDDIVVRGDGEREVALGSEIEISAASTSFHVFDQQDRALRRLKPGNMRSSRHS